AGCTGAAGGTGTAGCCCACAGCACAGCTGATTTTATGCAGATAGATACTTAGAGCATCATTACCCCCAGAACAATGACACTCTCATTCATTTATTGATTCATTAATGTTTGGCCTGtgttgaggggaaaaaaacttgTTGTATGACTTATCTTAAGAAACGGAACATTACGCCCGATGTTCTGCGCTATCTTCTGGAGTCCAGGGTGTCAGAGCACATGGAGGACTGTCTCCAGaatcctgttttctctgtagctCCAAACACAGACAGCTCTCCAAACCTGATGATAAGTTGCAAGGTATGGCTCAAGTGTGGAAAGAAGAATCATACACACTGTCATCCTATTCCCTTTGTTTttcatgaaaactgttttatctggtggtattttttaaaatgtaattgattcaaaacagaaagttttattttgtgtatataCTGGTTTGTTTCCCATGCTTCTTTTttgttaaaagaaagaaaacttcCTTTGCCATCAGTTAATTGTTGTTTCTATTTTCAGGTTTGTGACTACCTGTCCATTGTCCTGTGAAAGCAGAAAAGGCATTATGAGTGACTTGACTTATGAGATTGGATTTAGAGTTTCTCGTGCTCTCTGTATATTTGCAAAATAaaggttatttttatatttaagctATATAAGCTGTTCTTGTTTTGCACTGAATGTTATGGTCATATGTAAGCCATGATTAATCTGTCATTTGAAAATtgaaactgtaaatgaaatcaagttatttaaattaaacttcTGTAATAGAAATAGCTGTGAGTTTGGACTCTAGTGATATACTGTGTGAATGTATGGTTTAAGGGTGGGATGTGTAACTCTAAAGTTGTAGACTGGCATATTTTTCCTAAAAGTCCACATTTTCCAAGTTGTCTTGACTTAAAGTAATTCGCcttagaaattaaaaatgagtaCCTGGGTAGCTGCAGCTGCACTCGGCAGCAGCAGGGGGCGGCGTTTTTCAATCATGTGAACGAGCGGACCGGAAAACAACGAGGCAGAGTGGAGCGGTGGCAGGCAGAAGAAAGATGGCAGCCGCGGCAGTGGCTGAGTTTCAGAGAGCACAGTCTCTTATTGGAACAGACAGGAATGCCTCTATCGACATCTTACACTCAATAGGTAAATATACCGGTCGTAGTATTGCACTGGGAAGAAGATTACACTCAGACATTGTAGCTATATCCAGTGTGGAGTACCAGGCCAGTTCTGACTTTAGGCGGCTGgcagctaagctaagctaagctatgTTAGCTAGTGCAGTGCTGGCCGTCTCTTTTCTCCTTGCTTGCACAGTGAGTCAGCAGCGATGGGCTAGCCGGCTAGCAAGATACCGGCTAGCTTGGCTATTAGTGTTAGCTGGTTAGCTGCCTCGGCTCATTCATTTGAAACTGGGACTATGTAACATTAGCACACAGACTGCGTAGCTAGTCTTCGGCTTGTCAGACGTCAGGCCAACAAGGAAATTAATGTGAAAGTGAGTTAGCTCTCACATCAGTTACAACTTTTAGCGTATGCCTGTGAGCTATCTAACACTTTTTGTTGGTTAACTGAAGCTCAGCTACGTAGCTGTCATTGTCACTTATTGTTTAATTTGACAGGTCTGATATTTCTCTCTAACCGGTTGGCTGCTTACGATGTAACCCAGCATGTCTTAATGCTAATCTGTAGTCTGAGTGAAACATCAGCATTTTCACTTTGTATATCTCATTGATTTTTGTCAGTACGATCAGATTTCATCATCGTTTTACATGTATAACGTTAACgttatatgtgtatgtgtgcgttgTAGTGAAGCGGGACATCCAGGAGAGTGATGAGGAGGCGGTGCGTGTTAAAGAACAGAGCATCCTTGAGCTTGGGGGGCTACTGGCCAAGACAGGACAGGCTGCAGGTAACCAAAACAGCATGTCCATGCTCCAGGTCACACAGTCATATGTCATCATGTTTACAtgtgtatctatatatatatatatatatatgtcacaataaaaaaaaaaaaaatagtaaaataaatttAGACACGAAACATTTGATGTAGTTGAACGAAAGTGTATTTTAGTaatgttaaatttaaattacaagGATTAACACAAGGAGCTTATTAGCTCGTTGTAATCAGTTTAGTTTCATATCTCAGCAGGTGCATGTCTGCTGTTGGTGGATGGTCTATTATGTCAGCAGCCATTGGTATAGATATAAAACAACTGAGAAAATTAAAGTAGTAGGTAATTGTAAGGAAAAGTCCTCTTAAGGAAAGTACTATTTCTGGCTGCCTTCTAAACGTGAAACCATAACAATATGCAggaacacacactgaaatgtaaagGTGACATGTTCAATTAAAAGCCATTGTGGCAGATTAACCATAAACCTACCTCTAgctcacctttttttttttctcagagctTGGTGGTCTGCTGAAGTATGTGCGCCCCTTCCTCAACTCCATCTCCAAGGCCAAGGCAGCCAGGCTGGTCCGCTCCTTGCTGGACATGTTCCTGGATATGGAGGCTGCCACAGGTCAGGAGGTAGAGCTCTGCCTGGAGTGCATAGAGTGGGCCAAGACTGAGAAGAGGACTTTCCTCAGACAGGCATTAGAGGTCAGACCTGGTGTCACTGCAGGGCTTGTTTGTTTATCCTCTGGAAATTTTAGGTTTGTTTTGGTTAGTGAGAGCAGGCCGTTTATGTGGTACCAGATAACTGCACCAAGATGTCTGACAATGTAAGGCTCTGATCATTCCAGACGTTGATGATGTTTGTTGTGGCCCTTTGTCCTCTAACACAACCTGATACAGTGCTTACCTCATGGCTATGCTGggccatttttttttaaaggttaacTAACTTTGATTGATTGTTAATATGTCCATGATTGCTAAGGAACTTTGCACccctatttgtgtgtgtgaaaagggTTTCCAGgcttaaaaaaatcaacttgGTACAAACTTTAGTGATGAACACTGCTCAAAATCTTCTGTCTGGGTAAATCTGGGTATTGGTAAAACTGTGGATATATATGTTTAGTGTATGTTCCTAGTGAAAATgggccttgagatgattgttgttcttttcttaGGCCCGTCTCATCTCACTGTATTTCGACACAAAATGCTACCAGGAGGCACTACAACTTGGTGAGTATCCAGTTTCTTTAATTTGCCTGACAATTACAAGAAAAGTTAGTTAAAAAGAAAGCTAGagtttaaaacataaataatagaACTTGGATAATGCTATTTTAAGCAGCTTTTTACAGCTCCTTAATCATCCCATTGAGTTCTCAATTATTCAAAAGGAATATCTGATAGGTGGGAGTCACTACAATTGTGTCATTTTTCTTATGTGGGTTTTTCATGATTTCGGACCAAGTATTGCACTGGGTTGACAATACACTTCCTACATTCTCCAGGctcccagctgctgcaggagctAAAGAAGATGGATGACAAAGCCCTGCTGGTGGAGGTTCAGCTGCTGGAGAGTAAGACATACCACGCGCTCAGTAACCTGCCCAAGGCCCGCGCTGCCCTTACCTCTGCCAGGACAACCGCCAACGCCATCTACTGCCCACCCAAACTACAAGCAGCTTTAGACATGCAGTCAGGTATGCGCTGCCTATACAGCACATAAACCACTAATACAAAACataatgatgaaaaataaagttaCCAGTTTTCTGTTCAACATTGCACAGTGCAGTCAACTGGATGTTGTGTTGTTTGGGTGTATTTCTAGGGATCATTcatgcagcagaggagaaagactGGAAGACGGCGTATTCCTACTTCTATGAAGCCTTTGAAGGCTATGATTCCATTGATAGCCCCCGAGCCATCACAGCCCTCAAATACATGCTGCTTTGTAAAATCATGCTTAATGCGTAAGTGGCATACGTACTGATACAGCACAGTCTGCACAGTAAAATTATTTTACCACTCAAAATTTATTCCTACCAAAACTAGTGATAGAGTActtctttataaaaaaaaaatctgtgaaactGAACAGAAGTGTATACAAGTTGCCAGAACCTGGCCAggattttggtctttttttccCTGCTGGGATAATGaggtttatttctgtttcaggcCAGAGGATGTCCAGGCGCTCATCAGCGGCAAGCTAGCTCTCCGGTATGCCGGCAGACAGGTGTGGTCTTTCGTTCCTGAAAAAAATTCTAATCTAACAAATTTACATTTGACTCTATGATAAACCACtcacatatttgttttgttttgttgttaagtAAACCTCAATTTACAAGCAAAAGTGTAAGCAATGCTGGAGATGAAATGGCAGTAATGTCCAGCATTGCAATTATACTTTGAAAGAAAGGGAAACTTCGCTCCACATGGCTAATTTGCATATATCAACACAAGCAGAGGGTTAATTATCAATCCACCGCTAAGTCTCAATATTTACTATGCAGTTGCACAAGAAAGTAtatttaaagtgcatttatAGAAAGTGAAATGAAGCATTGGGTAAACCCTCACAAATCTGTTCTTTGATAGATGGATATGGATAACGTTACCTGCCTGCATTGCCCATAGCAACACAATATTCAATTAGAATAATGTTACAAATTGATATGAATCAACTGATACCTCTTATTTGGTTAttgattctgtgattggatgttaagtttgctaCTTGGTTGACAGCACAAGTAAAGAGAGGAGGATAGAGCGTTAGAGAAGGGGAGAGAACAGGATGGAGTCTGCTGAAATAGCACTGGGCATAAGGCTgtgtataaatgtcacattcttaGGAGCTGAGCATccctaaaagtctgatcctaAAATGGCCCCTGATGCAACTATGCTACAGTCTGGCTCATTTACAGTCGGTACACATGTATATAATTGTTCAGTAATGTGCATTGTCtcgaataaataaataataaatgtttaggCAGAAAATGTTAATATCCAGTAAAAGAAAATCTGCATCACAAATCTGCCATCATCTGCCCTAATATCTGAAAACTGGCATCAGCCATAGAAAACCTCCTTTAGAATGACTTTTATTGATAATGTGGAGTGAGATGTGGGGACATACTAAACTAACTAAAGGAAGAGAATTACTATATGCTtagttaaatttaaataaatggcctggattttctgttttacacattttgttttgcttacaGTACAACCTTCCTCGGTCTTGATAAAGGGGTCATCCAGTGTTATGTTCCCATAACCTTTTGTTCTCACTCCTTTTTCTACAGACAGACTCACTGAAATGTGTGGCACTAGCCAGCAAGAACCGGTCGCTCGCAGACTTTGAGAAGGTTGGTGTTTGATGTATGTCAAGACTGTGGGAAGGCTAATATTTGTTGGATTAAGTGAAGTGATATGAAAGGCACTCTTTtggattatattttatattcctATGTGATTAaatttttctgttctgtgctgttCACTCCATCCCCAAAGGCTCTAACAGAGTATAAAGCAGAACTGAGGGATGACCCCATCATCAGTACCCATCTGACCAAGCTGTACGACAACCTGCTGGAGCAGAACCTCATTAGGGTCATTGAACCTTTCTCCAGGGTCCAGGTAATCCTTGTCACATCTGTTCAGACATGTACGGAACCAGGATATAGGGAAGGCTCATGAAGACAAAGTGCATTAGAAATATCAGTAAGCAACCCGTGAAGACATATATTCACTGATGTACTAATATTGTAATTATGTGcctttgttcattttctttccaaCAGATATCACATATTTCCTCCCTTATCAAACTCCCCAAGGCAAGGTTTTGCTTATTTTAttcaatgtttcattttaaactttcattttaattatacaTGAGGTGCCTATTTCCAGAAATTCTTCAGCATTTGATGGCAAAATAATTACAATCTCAATGTGTCTGCTTTGCAGGGAGATGTGGAGAGAAAATTATCACAGATGATTCTGGATAAGAAGTTTCATGGTATGTATCTCCAGTTGTATTAGTTGATGAGCAAGTTGGCATGCAGATGGATTAGATATATACTTGGGCTAAACTGTGTTTCTTTGCTGAGTTCAAAATGGTTTACTGAagttgaattaaattaaatgagaaCATCTGTCTTGAATAGATAGCCCTCTGATAGGTTTCTAGTTGACCTCTGTTTTCCACCACTCCATTCAAACTGGCAGGTATTTTGGACCAAGGTGAGGGCGTGCTGATTGTGTTTGATGAGCCAGTGGTGGACAAGACTTACGAGGCAGCCCTGGAGACCATTCAGAACATGAGCAAAGTGGTCGACTCGCTCTACAACAAAGCTAAAAAGCTGACATAAGGTACAGTAAGTCCTAGCAGAAATCATGATGTTGGTCTGTACTTATTCAATTCAAAAAATGCTTTCAGTAAATACAACATAGCAACCAGAATATAACGTTTGATCAGCAGCTGCCTTGTGTCCAGAAATTAGCATTTTGTAAGGCTGATTTTGATTTCGGGTGTcaacaatcacaaaaactatgtaatcaaGAAAAAACGATTATTCCGTTTTTCAAGTCAAAGGCCTGTGTTCTTAAtgacatgcatgcacactttTGCCCCTCCGGAAGCCCAAACtctctcagcctatactgtCGGCAATTCGAAGACGTGgacgtggatcaaaaacatattatgtgCAAGATTTTCTATGCAGTGGTGTCAGCACcactatttatacatttgaatatattttatattgtttaaggagaattcattttgttcaataaatgcaacatatttccaaagatAATCACtaattgtgtaaaataatcaaaccatgaccaaaataatcgtgattattttttttccataatcgAGCAGCCCTACATGTAAATTAAACAACCtaaatctcagcgaatacttgcctcaaagacatgagaaatatatgtatagaaatcTTGAAATGTCTAgttataaatgaaacaattcaagtcgaaagcaaataatctttttttatgtaatccgtttgaaagtaaggagcagtacagtttctcctgtctcacctcattatagctaatgtgatcccaccttgcactgagcgcactgttcatatggaaataatctgaggtgagccaggtaattatgtgcacgcccctgagaaatggcataaaacgtcaagcttcatcatagaatttactcactttttctgagTGTTTGAatgatggcacgctacgcggctgaagaagcattttggatggttctggacagtgacgaagagtttactttgaaGAATGTGACTGagatgacgaacgtttgcatctgcattgcatcGCAGTAATtgcctctcagccacattcctgactgaaaagctctgcaggtctttgtctgtctcaggtgaatcacatgattacaGTACTCATGATCAGACGCACCTTCTttcatatgccctttctaaacaaaaagtctctttagaaaatttaaatcagtgtattgttttctgtgaagaaGTGAACAAGATTATTTTCACATCATGtcaaacactctaggctacaagatccagttctcaaaagtcttgtgaaccaaagGGTTAACACACTCATAGTTATAGTTGGATAAAATTGACTTCACGCTTATTCATTACAAATGAATGTTCCTGTAAAAACTCAACTATGTTCTtataaaaactgtatttcacCTTTGCCTTTTCCCTCAGAGAGAGTGAAACCGTTTGTCCTCCTGACTGGAGTGGCGTGGGCCAGTCAGATCTTCGTGGATTGCTCACTATAACCAGGGAGGGACAAGGGGAAGAGTGCGAGGAGATTTCAAGCAGCCAACAACCCAGCAAGCAAATAAACCAGCTGACCAAGTGACAACAACCCAACAGAACAACCAAGTGACCATGTGGACACGCCGTTCCTCTTAATCCTCCCTCAGACCTCTGCTCTCCCCTTCTTCTGTCACTGTCTCTTCCTTCCAGTCTGATCTGGAGTTGATCTGACACAAAGTGCTTCTCTGTTTGGACAAATCCAGGCACTGTGCCCCTCTTCTCCCATCACTGGTTTCTACTTTATGTAAGATTGGACAAGCCTGCCCCCCAGCCCCCctttttttccacttctctCTGCGCTGGCCATCAGGGAATCTTGtaatataacaataaagaaTACATATACTACttatacatacatgtattataaaaaacaaaaaacatgcttGTTTTATTCTCAGTGAGGTCATGGTTTGTTGGTTGATCAGTCCCTCACTGGATTCTACCTATTCTGTTCAATTTGCCAACCAGCCTTGAAACTGAATGTTTGAATTCTCGATTTTCTGCGGCCACCTCAAGAATGGCATTGGAAATGCAGGCCATAAGAACAAACCCTCCCTTGTTCTCACACCATTAATGTGATCTCTTCCCCACACCCTCACCTGTTTCAACCTGATCTCACTCAGTCACAAGGCATTCTGGGATTTGTGGACCATGCAGGGAATTTGCTCTACTGTCCGCTTAGGACCATTCCACAAGGGAGAGGAGTACATTCATCACCACACTGAGGTCTCCTGTACCCACCTcctctcacttcctgtttgtataTAACACTTGCCAAGCACCACTGTTCATCCAAGGCCTGATGTATTCACACTGTTCCCTTTTTGTACAACAGAGTAAACCTCGCCACTGAGAGCTTGGCCACTCACACAGAGTGATTTTGATGCTCAAGACGTGACTGAAGAGAACTCTGCATTCTGAGACGTGATGGTTAGTTGTGTGGAACGTGGCGGATTTCGtggaagaaaatcaaaatgtacTTTTCTGGCAACTTAATTTTGCAAGGACTTGAGGGTTTACCATATATGTCATAGAGAAAGACaaatgctaataaaaaaaaattaaacctgCAGTTTGTGTGATTTAAGGATCGGGAAATGAACAGAGTGTTTCCCCTTTGGTTAATTAAGCTCATCTGTGCTCTTATATGAGGTAGAATTTCTCAGTGCAACAATATGGTTGAAATATATGCGTCCATTTGCCTGCAGTAGCTAGGGATTCTCACACAGGGACACTTGTGCAGGTGTTAGAGGGTATACACAGTACAGCCACACACAGTCTGCTTTAACACCTGAACGCATTGTGATTTAAAGGGGTATGAAATCTAATTAGCTAGCAGAGAGGTCTCAACAGCTTGCTAGTGATATGATAGCTAAATGTGATGCTGTTAAAGGTAGAGTTACAAACCTAAACTTagtgaaaactaaaaatatgtgaaattatTGAATAGCTGAAAATAATAGACAAGTGGTTAAAACACATAAACGTAATGAAGATGCTGATGTAATATTAGCTAGCTGAAAGATGTGgctattaaaaataaagttgtaaTAATGTAGGCTAACATTAATTCATAGTGGCTGCTGGAGTGACTTGAGTGTTAAGCTCCTGCTACTTCATGTGATAATGCAAACTTAACCAAAATGACATAACACTCTTATTGACTGTTACCTTGAACTCTGTTTGGGTCCATGTTCAAATGAAGAGCTCAACACCAACCTATCAGCCTTAGTTTTTAATGACTGCACAGTTGCTGGATAAGTTGAAAGCTCCAGATCtcctttattttcagtgtgCAGTGACACCTGCTGGTGAGATGCCACTTCAACCCTTTCAGATAGACGCTTCAACTCATTAACTCATTTGCCTACATCATAGCCGATGTCTTTTATCGAACTTCCTGTAATTCGTAGTTTTTAAGCTCTCAGGacaattttttaaatcattcacTATATGTGCACCAAGATTTTAATTGACTGAGGTGCTTCACGAAGTTTCACTCCTTGTGTATCACCATTGTGTGGCCCAAGCATTTTATTTACCTGATATCCATAGTAGGTTCACTGTGAGCTGTTTCTTTTCCCTGAGGCATGGGGGACACCTGGGGCTCTAATAAACACGTTAAGGAAAAGCCttttgtaaaactgtaaataaatccCAACATGGGTCCACAACAGCACTTGGTTCTGTATCTGCATTTGAATGGGGGGCACCACCGTAAAGCTAAATGCGTAAACACTCCTTATCACAACATCATTTTATGCACGGTTTGGTTGATAAATCCTGATCTGCTCGGGTGAGTATTTTGGTTGTTAAGTCTTCAAGATATGTCGGAGTAAATGTTCGTTAGAAGACTTTGTAGGCTTGCCAACTGTTTATGCGCTGTGGTGCAGGCCTGAAGAGAGGCTTACTGGAGGTTTCTGTGGGGAGAAGAGGGGAGCCAGACAGGCGACAGTCAGCGCTGTCTTGGCCTCAGGGCAGAGGCAGGGAGCGAGCAGGCGAGCCAATGAGAGGGAGACATCCACACCCCTCTGTCCTGCCCGGCTTGGCTCAGCTCGGCGCGCCCTGTAATTACTAACTCTGACTGGGTTGGGCGCCGCCACGGTGGACAGCCTGGCTGCTGCGTCAAAGGCGTTTGGGAACGTCAGTTCCAGGCTGTGCGCGGATTCCTGAACACTTCTGGTTTCGAGTTTTAAGGGGAAGACGCCGCAAAAGATCCTGAAAATGAACGGGCAACCCTCACCCGTCTTCGAGGAGAAGAAACCATCGGTCCCCGATTCAGGGAGCTCCATCTCGGCCACCAAGGATTCCCCCACCCTGCCGGAGTCCTCATCCACAGACATGGGCTTCTACAGCAGCCAGAGCGCGCTCCACGGCGCGCAGGATTTCTACCCGGCACAGCAAACTTACACAGCGCAGCACATAAACCCGTACGGGTACCACCACTATAATTTGAACGGGATGGGTCCTGGCAGTGCCTATCCTGTTGGCAAGGCAGAATACCCTTACCCTCATGCGGCGTACAGAGAGCACGGTGCATTCGCCAGGGAGGTGCAGTCAGCGCTGCAGGACGCTGGTAAGTTAAACCCAAGTCTTAGCACTACACTGTAAACACAGGCGGACTGACTGATGATTGGCTCGGTGTTAGTTTAGGTTGGATTTAAAGAAGACATAAATCACATGAGTGTAATGCCTCCATACTAATTGCACAGACCCGCTGAGGTTTTAACAAATAGCCCACCTCTGTATAAAAACCAGCTTAACATTActtaaaacaactaaaacacgCAACATTCGCCATCTGTGGCGAACATATGCAGTTGGTCATGTTTAGCCATATAAACGTGAGAAACACACCCAAAAATCAAATAGTGAGTTTTAGGCATGGAGACACCgaaggtgtttttctttcttagtgTTCCTCCATGACTCTACACCACGTTTTTACGCATTTTGCAGAATTTAGCTGATGCTGTCTTAACCTTGAACATCTGACTTTCTATCTTAAGAGGTTTATAAAGGGCTCACTAACAGTATCGTGGAGAAGTCGAGGCATTTCtactaaatatattattttaaccTATGTCCAAATCATCCCTTTGCTTGGTTTAAAGATTTGTTTGCATGGTAATACAGGTGGTCGAAGGTTTGTTACTTTCTCAAgagtaaatctttttttttttttaaatgtcattctGTCCTCCACATGCCACACAGCCAGGGGAGGTTTGCAATCTCTTCTTGCTAAAAGATTGGAAATCTGAATTTTATTGACTGGAAGAAGAACTTACAAATAAACTCAGCATGTCAGCAGCACagcttctgcttttctgtttcaggaAGGACACAACAGTTGAAGTTTTATAAATTCACATGAGATCTTGTAAAACTTATGAAGTAAATGAGATTAATACTGACAAGACTTGCTTGGGAACAGCAAGTTTGAaagaaataatagaaataattttaGTCTGTTATCATATTGTCTCACTTGTACATTGTTACTGAAAACAGGACCTCATTGTAAACTACAGTTTATCATGCCACCGTTGAATTTATTTCAGATTGTATTTTGataagaaatgcagaaaagccTAAAGGCTTTTGGCTGGAAGCCATGGCTTTGTTGTAGTGAGTAAGTTTTAAACTTCACCAATTAGGActaaaaaaactatttaaatgaTACATAATTGGTTTGTATTTTACTACAGAGGTAAATTAAACAATCTGTGCTAAAATAGGTAAATGAACTGtacaacaatgacaaaataaaaatattggcTAAACACTTAACACTATTTAATGAATATGGTATGAAATTTTCATCATGTTACTATGAACTCAATACACAGACCTTCTTGTCATAGAACATAAAGGTCAACATTTTGAACTCAGTTTTCatcaaagtgttttattttggctgtTTCAAACTCTGAAGGTGTGAactacagaggaaaaacaaactcaacagACTGGTGTACTGTTTTTGACATTCCAGTTGGGAGTTGACTTCTGGAAATGTCCCTAGGCGACTTTGGCCCACAGCCACATACATCAGGTGTCATGACATGTCAGTCAGCATCGGCCTTTGAATCATCCAACAAAGATGGCTCCTTGTCACGCGAGACCTGTACTCACACCCTGAcgaataaataaacaaacaaatatgtaaataagaGGATAGTTAAATcattagaataataataatggcctacataacaatacattttaaaatgtaaaacttctAAATGAATATCTAAATTGAACTAAAAATTGCCACAGGACTGCAgcaagaattttagaaatattgaGGTCAATATGTTTCCCAAAGTATCTAAATTCTAACTATTTGGACTTAACTGTTTATATTGTTTggaaattttatattttacttaaatGTGCTGTAACTTTAATTTCCCAACATAAAACACGCTGAATGGTAAATAGGAACAAGGGGgtttagataatggatggatggaaggtcTAAATCCTGTTTCAAGgcctaaaataaaatcaattttgtATCCAGGATTTTAttagaggattaaaaaaaaaaaagcctttaaaaGGAACCAGGCaatttgcagaaaaaaatagatatgGCAGGTCAAAAAGTAACCAAAATATATGTTAACCAATTAAACAATATAGGTCAAATCAAATATATGCTAATTTGTcataaatattaagaaaatgtcttttgtacaaataaataataaaacagacatgCTTATGACATATTTCTTATGGAGTTGTTTCCTATTTAAGGTAATGTGTTAATCAAGCATACAGAACCATTTGTAAGGTTGATTCTCTGAaggaatatataaataaataaataagcccACATACAAGAATAACAGCATCAGCATGCAATGATGTATACAAGTGGGCCTCCAGGCTACATGAAAAGCACCTATAaatctctgtctccctccccGGCTGTGGGAGACAGACCAAAATTATAAGGCCAGAGTGCTGGTGGAATTTCTTTGAAATTTGTAGCAGCCATGGCTATTTTTGTGCTACAACGTCTATGCACAGACTGCCCTGTAGAGACTCAGCTCTTTCACCCATACAGGCTGTACTTTCTATCACATTGTGCCTGTTACGAAAAACAACAGGAGTGTTGCAAGCatataatatgtttttaatattttctctct
This genomic window from Mastacembelus armatus chromosome 8, fMasArm1.2, whole genome shotgun sequence contains:
- the LOC113141409 gene encoding 26S proteasome non-ATPase regulatory subunit 11A; protein product: MAAAAVAEFQRAQSLIGTDRNASIDILHSIVKRDIQESDEEAVRVKEQSILELGGLLAKTGQAAELGGLLKYVRPFLNSISKAKAARLVRSLLDMFLDMEAATGQEVELCLECIEWAKTEKRTFLRQALEARLISLYFDTKCYQEALQLGSQLLQELKKMDDKALLVEVQLLESKTYHALSNLPKARAALTSARTTANAIYCPPKLQAALDMQSGIIHAAEEKDWKTAYSYFYEAFEGYDSIDSPRAITALKYMLLCKIMLNAPEDVQALISGKLALRYAGRQTDSLKCVALASKNRSLADFEKALTEYKAELRDDPIISTHLTKLYDNLLEQNLIRVIEPFSRVQISHISSLIKLPKGDVERKLSQMILDKKFHGILDQGEGVLIVFDEPVVDKTYEAALETIQNMSKVVDSLYNKAKKLT